TCGCCGAGAATTTCGACGCGCTGCCGAAGCCCTATCGCAGCTATCGCGTCGGTTACGTCTTCCGCAACGAGAAGCCGGGTCCGGGTCGTTTCCGCCAGTTCATGCAGTTCGACGCCGATATCGTGGGCAGCGGCACCGTCGCAGGCGATGCGGAGATCTGCATGCTCGCCGCCGACACGATGGAAAAGCTCGGCATCAAGCGCGGCGACTATGTCGTGAAGGTCAACAACCGCAAGGTGCTCGACGGCGTGATGGAGGCCATCGGGCTGGGCGGCGAGGAGAATGCCGGGCGCCGGCTGACCGTGCTGCGGGCGCTGGATAAGCACGATAAATTTGGGGACGAAGGGGTTCGCCTCCTACTTGGCGAAGGTAGACGCGACGAAAGCGGTGACTTCACTAAGGGGGCGGGACTTAGCGACCAAGCTACCGACGCACTCTTGAAACTTTTCAGCACATCAGCATTGGACGAGTTGCTAAGCGCGGTTCTTAATAGATTGAACCACCAATTTGGCTCGTTCACCGGTGAGCAAATTGAGAGCATCGTTGGACAGTCTCTCGGCCTTCAGAACCTGGCATCTTCGCAGTTCATGCTGAACTCAACGTTCGCTGAGGGCTTTGAAGAGCTGATGGCTATCGCGAGAATGGTGACGAGTGCAGGTTATGATCACGACCGCATCCGCATCGACCCCTCCGTCGTCCGCGGCCTCGAATACTATACCGGCCCGGTCTACGAGGTGGAGCTGACCTTCCCTGTCACCAACGATGACGGCCAGGTCGTGCGCTTCGGCTCGGTCGCGGGTGGCGGGCGCTATGACGGCCTCGTCGGCCGCTTCCGGCCCGAGCCCGTGCCGGCGACCGGCTTCTCGATCGGCGTCTCTCGGCTTTACTCCGCGCTGAAGGCGGTGAAGTCGCCCATCGTCGACAGCCGCAACGAACTGCCGCTCGTCGTCGTCACCGCGATGGACAACAAGTCGCCCGAGTTCATGCCGGGCTATCAGGCGATGGTCTCGGCGCTCAGGCAGGCGAAGGACGAGGCCGGCAAGCCGCTGCTGCGCGCCGACCTCTATCTCGGCTCTTCCGGCTTCAACGCCCAGATGAAGTATGCCGACCGGCGCGGTGCCGTCTGCGCCGTCATTCAGGGCTCGTCGGAGCGCGAGGCCGGCACCGTCGTCATCAAGGACCTGATCCTCGGCGCCGAGCTCGCCGCCGCCAGCCGCGACGTCAAGGATTCCGCCGAGCACAAGGCCAAGCAGGCCGAGGCGCAGTTCGCCGTGCCGGTGGCCGAACTGGTGGACGGGGTGAAGCGGGTCCTGGCGCGACATTCGTGAGCGCCCTTCTCCCCTTGCGTGATCGGGAAAACTTGCAGGCGCCATAAATTGTCTCATGTTATCAATCAG
Above is a genomic segment from Bosea sp. NBC_00550 containing:
- the hisS gene encoding histidine--tRNA ligase, whose protein sequence is MSSADKSAPAKLKARQPRGFVDRGPADVAATERMLSVIRESFSVYGFDPVETPFVEYTDALGKFLPDQDRPNEGVFSFQDDDEQWLSLRYDLTAPLARYVAENFDALPKPYRSYRVGYVFRNEKPGPGRFRQFMQFDADIVGSGTVAGDAEICMLAADTMEKLGIKRGDYVVKVNNRKVLDGVMEAIGLGGEENAGRRLTVLRALDKHDKFGDEGVRLLLGEGRRDESGDFTKGAGLSDQATDALLKLFSTSALDELLSAVLNRLNHQFGSFTGEQIESIVGQSLGLQNLASSQFMLNSTFAEGFEELMAIARMVTSAGYDHDRIRIDPSVVRGLEYYTGPVYEVELTFPVTNDDGQVVRFGSVAGGGRYDGLVGRFRPEPVPATGFSIGVSRLYSALKAVKSPIVDSRNELPLVVVTAMDNKSPEFMPGYQAMVSALRQAKDEAGKPLLRADLYLGSSGFNAQMKYADRRGAVCAVIQGSSEREAGTVVIKDLILGAELAAASRDVKDSAEHKAKQAEAQFAVPVAELVDGVKRVLARHS